Proteins found in one Carcharodon carcharias isolate sCarCar2 chromosome 8, sCarCar2.pri, whole genome shotgun sequence genomic segment:
- the LOC121281439 gene encoding protein atonal homolog 1-like has product MKRAAAEWLLEESPDPSEVSHSHPANSARPSKPDPRVWLSPAFPATCPSYHAYFSPGGNIAALYDEEVGHRDLANIISSAKLPTQTAVKDSDLCSAKGQTEPTSKQLTEPPKHRRLAANARERRRMHGLNHAFDELRSVIPAFDNEKKLSKYETLQMAQIYIAELTELLQNVSKQTLGSGGSSSDCPNVKVAPNKLCPTRGCSLQHPASASSPNIPESSPKVIPDGIVGAGSAAQRLKLLSPSKSARNESKVTSNRSDGESSPHSHFSDWEEGQTDTFFYQRSEHLSDLSHAPMTRKAN; this is encoded by the coding sequence ATGAAACGTGCTGCTGCAGAGTGGCTGCTGGAAGAGTCACCAGACCCGAGTGAAGTGAGCCACAGTCATCCAGCAAACTCAGCGCGCCCTTCCAAACCCGACCCACGCGTCTGGCTCTCACCTGCTTTTCCAGCAACCTGCCCATCTTATCATGCCTACTTTTCACCTGGAGGGAATATCGCAGCGTTGTATGACGAGGAGGTTGGCCACAGAGATTTGGCCAACATCATCTCAAGCGCCAAACTGCCCACACAGACTGCGGTGAAAGACAGTGATCTTTGCAGTGCTAAAGGTCAGACAGAACCTACAAGCAAACAACTAACAGAACCACCCAAACATCGACGACTTGCTGCAAATGCACGCGAAAGGAGGAGGATGCATGGGTTAAATCATGCGTTTGATGAGCTACGCAGCGTAATCCCAGCTTTTGATAATGAAAAGAAATTGTCCAAGTATGAAACATTGCAGATGGCACAGATCTACATAGCAGAATTGACTGAACTTCTTCAGAACGTAAGCAAGCAGACCCTAGGTTCTGGCGGTTCGTCATCTGACTGCCCAAACGTGAAAGTGGCTCCCAATAAACTCTGCCCTACGAGAGGCTGCAGTTTACAACACCCAGCCAGTGCAAGTTCTCCTAATATTCCCGAGAGTTCTCCAAAGGTTATTCCTGATGGCATTGTGGGTGCAGGATCTGCGGCTCAGCGCCTGAAGTTGCTTTCTCCATCTAAATCTGCCAGAAATGAAAGTAAAGTAACTTCGAATCGCAGTGATGGAGaatcttctcctcactctcatttcAGCGACTGGgaggagggacagacagacacttTCTTCTACCAACGCTCAGAACATTTGTCAGATCTCTCACATGCCCCGATGACGCGGAAAGCCAATTAG